A stretch of DNA from Variovorax paradoxus:
TTTGAGGCCGTGCAGATCGCGGGCGAGCCCGAGCGCCAGGCGCGCGCGGCACGCCGGCGCGACGGGGTGTGGATCGATGACGCGACCTGGGGCGAGATCGTCGCCGCCGGTGCGAAGGTGGGCGTGGCCGTCGCCTAAGCTCGCCGCGCGGCGTTGCGCGACTTCTGGCTCAGCACGAGTGCGATGCCGCCGAGGATCGCCACCGATGCAAGCGCCAGCCGCGGCGTGATCGCCTCCGACAGGAACAGCACGCCGCCGAACGCCGCCAGCAGCGGCACCGACAGCTGCACCGTGGCCGCACGCAACGCCGACAGGCGGCCCAGCGCCGCGTACCAGACGACGTAGCCGAGCCCCGACGTCAGCGCGCCGGAGGCCACGGCCAGCGCGATGGCGCGCGCATCGGCATGCGCGCGCGTGGCGAACACCAGGCTCAGTGCAAACGCCATCGGCACCGCGCGCAAAAAGTTGCGCGCGGTTGCGGCCAGCGGGTCGGCCACGCCCCGGCCGCGCAGCGAATACACGCCCCACGCCACGCCCGCCACCGCCATCAGCACGGCGCCCAGCAGCGGCGGCGCGGCAACACCCGGCGACACGAGGTAGACGAGTCCGGCCGCCGCAAGGACAAAGCCGAACCAAGCCAGCACCCCGAAGCGCTCGCCGCCACCCAGGCCCGCGCCCAGCATCGTGAGCTGCACCGCGCCGAAGAGGATCAGCGCGCCCGTGCCCGCGGACAGGCTCAGGTAGGCGAAGGAGAAGAACGCGACGTACGCGAACAGCATGACGGCGGGGAGCCAGCTGGTGCGTCCTAGCGCGGACGGCTGCGCCCGGAAGCGCACGACGAGCGCCAGCGTGATCGCGCCGGACGCGAGCCGGATGCTGCCGAAGCTGGCCGGGTCGATGCCGCCGTGTTGCAGCGCGAGTCGGCACAGCAGCGAGTTGGCCGCGAACGCGACCATGGCGATCGCGGTGAGCGCGACGACGTGCAGAAGAAGGGCCGGGCGGGCAGCGGCGGCGTCAGACATGGCGCGCCCCAGGCGGTCGACGGCCGCGGCTGCGCGGGCTGCGGGAAGGACAAGCGCTCATGCGAACCTCCGATCAGAGGTCATGCGAAACGGGCTTGTCACCGCGGCACCGCGTGGCGGCAAGGCAAGAATTCATCGTACGCGCCGCAAGAGGCTGCGTCGAGTTCGGCATGCGGTGGCGGACCGGCGGGGAGCCGGCCGATCCATCAAACGATCAGGGCGATCGTGGCGTCCAGGTGTTCGGAAGGCGCGCGGCGGAAACCCGAGCGCGCAAAGCGCTGCAGCTGCCCGACCACGAAGGCCGTGAGCGCCGCGGCGCGCACCTGGGCATCGACGCTGGGCGTGGCCGAGCCGTCGGCGGCGGCCGCGCCGCGCAGCACCTGGCGCAGCGTGGCTTCGATCTTGTCGAAGAACTGGTTCATGCGCTGCTGCAGGCGCTCGTTCTCGTAGACCAGCGCGTCGCCGACCATGACGCGCGTCATGCCGGGATTGCGCTCGGCGAACTGCACGAGCAGCGTGAGGATGCGGGCGGCCTGCTGGCCGCCGGTGGCGCCTTCGCGCTCGAGGATCTGGTTAACCAGCGTGAAGACGCTCTGCTCGATGAAATCGATGAGGCCCTCGAACATCTGGGCCTTGCTCGCGAAGTGGCGGTACAGGGCCGCCTCGCTCACCTCGAGCCGCGCGGCGAGCGCGGCGGTGGTGACCCGCTCGGCACCGGGCTGCTCCAGCATGGCGGCCAGCGCCTGCAGGATCTGCACGCGCCGCTCGCCCGGCTTGGGGCGCTTGCGCGTCGGTACGGCGGCGGGCGTTTCGGCCGGGGTCTCTACGCCGGGGGCAGCTGTCTCTTCGTTCTGCATGGGAGCGCGTGCAAAGATGTAATCAATTGATTCTCGCACAGCGCAGTGAGCGCGCGCCTTCGGGTCGCCGAAGGCGCGCGAGGGCGCGTCACGGCGCTCAACGCGCCCGGATCATCGTGCCGTAGGCCTGGTCGGTCAGGATCTCGAGCAGCATCGCGTGGGGCACGCGGCCGTCGATGATGTGCACCGCATTCACACCGCTCTTGGCCGCGTCGAGCGCGCCTTCGATCTTGGGCAGCATGCCGCCCGAGATGGTGCCGTCGGCGAAGAGGTCGTCGATTTCGCGCGCGCTCAGGTTGGTGAGCAGGTTGCCGTTCTTGTCGAGCACGCCGGGCGTGTTGGTGAGCAGCATGAGCTTCTCGGCCTTGAGCACCGTGGCGAGCTTGCCGGCGACGACGTCGGCGTTGATGTTGTAGCTCTCGTTCTCTTCGCCGAAGCCGATCGGGCTGACGACGGGAATGAAGGCGTCGTCCTGCAGCGCCTTGACCACGCTGGGGTCGATGGAAACGATGTCGCCGACCTGGCCCACGTCGTGGTGCACGTTGGGGTCGGTGCGGTCGGCCAGCTTGAGCTTCTGCGCCCGAATGAGGCCGCCGTCGCGCCCCGTGAGGCCCACGGCCTTGCCGCCGGCCTGGTTGATCAGGCCCACGATGTCCTGCTGCACCTCGCCGGCCAGCACCCATTCGACGACTTCCATGGTCTCGGCGTCGGTCACGCGCATGCCCTGCACGAAGCTGCCCTTCTTGCCGAGCTTGTTCAGCGCAGCCTCGATCTGCGGGCCGCCGCCGTGCACCACCACCGGGTTCATGCCGACCAGCTTGAGCAACACGACGTCTTCCGCGAAGTCGGCCTGCAGCGCCGGGTCGGTCATGGCGTTGCCGCCGTACTTGATGACGATGGTCTTGCCGTGGAACTTGCGGATGTACGGCAGCGCCTGGGCCAGGATCTCGGCCTTGTCGCGCGGAGGGATGTTGAGGACGGGATCGGTCATGGACAGTCAGGCTCCGAAGCGGTGGACGAAAGAAAGGATTCTCGCAACAACAAGGGGGCGCCGGCGGTCAGGGCCGCAGCCAGCGCGGGACCTTGAAGCGCACGATCATCAGGTACGCCCCGACATAGGTCGTGACGAACAGAAGGCAGAACAGCATCAGCACGAAGGTGTTGTTCCAGAACAGCACCGCGGGCACCACCGACAGCGCGGCAAACATCCACAGGTAGGGCGAGGTGCGGTTGTTGCGCGCCAGCAGCTGGCGCGCCTCGTCGTCCGCGAAGGCCACGCGCACGATGCGCCGGAAGATCAGCTGGTGAAAGTGCAGCGCGTCGGCCGTGCCCGGCGACTGGCCGCGCGCCAGCTTGCGGTAGATGGAGAACAGCGTCTCCCACACCGGGTAGATCAGGAGCAGCATCGGGAACCACGGCGACACCACGCGGTGGCGCTGCACCAGCGTCACGCAGGCCACGGCGATCACCATGCCCCAGACGTAGGCGCCGCCGTCGCCGGCGAAGATCTTGCCGCGCGGGTAGTTCCAGACCAGGAAACCGAAGGTGGCGCCGACCAGGCAGATCACCATCGCGGCCAGTTGCCGGTCGCCCAGCTGCAGCGCGACGTGCGAGATGGCCAGGCACACGAGCACGGCCACGGTGCCGGCCAGCCCGTTGTAGCCGTCGATGATGTTGAAGGCATGCGGCAGGCCGCCGATGGCCAGGGCCGCGAAGACCAACGAGGCATAGGGCAGCATCGCGAGCCAGCCGTCGAGCGTCTCGAAGCCCGTGCGCGCCACGCCCAGGCCCTGCACCCAGCACACCAGCAACGCCGAGCCGATGGTCAGGCCCAGCCGGTAGCGCACCTTGACCTGCTGGGTCACGTCTTCGACGATGCCGCCGAGCACGGCGGGCAGGATGCACACCAGCGTGAGGACCGAGGACTTGAGCGGCCAGGCAATGTTCAGCGGCTCGATGAGCCCTGCGCCCAGCCAGGCCGCGCTCATGCCGAGCATGATGCCGGCCCCGCCCAGACGCGGCACGTGGCCCTTGTGGAAACGCTGGGGCATGTCAGCGCCGTAGCGGCGCGCGTGTCTGCGCGCGCGGCGCATGAACAGCTGCACCGCGATGGCGGAGACGAAGAAACTGAGAATGATCAGGGCAATCATGAGTGGGGTTGGGGGAACCCTAGAATTCCCGAGCGAAATTAGACCATGCCCACGCCCCCTTCTTCACCCCAAGCCCCGGTCACCCTGTCGATCGTGAGTCACGGCCAGCTCGCGCTGGTGCTGCCGCTGCTCGAGCAGCTCGACCGCCACAGCCGAGGCTCGATTGCCAAGGTCGTGCTCACGCTGAACATTCCCGAGGCCGACCTGAGTGCAGGACGACACTGGGGCTTCGCCATCGAACGGATCGAGAACCCCACGCCCCTGGGCTTCGGCGCCAACCACAACCAGGCCTTCGCGCGCTGCGACACGCCCTGGTTCCTGGTGCTCAACCCCGACATCCGCTTCGACGCCGACGTGCTGGCCCCGATGCTCGCCCAGGCCGCGCCCGACGCCGGCCTCATGACGCCGCGCATCCTGGAGTCGGGCCGGCCCGTGCCCGAGCCGCACCGCGCCCTGCTGACCCCCTTCGAGATCCTGGGCCGCAAGAAGCCCGGCTACCAGCCGCCGGCCGTGCCGGCCTGGATTCCCGGCCTGTTCATGCTGTTCCGCAGCGAGGCCTACCACCAGATCGGCGGCTTCGACGAGCGCTTCTTCATGTACGGGGAAGACTTCGACATCTGCGCGCGCACCCGGCTGGCCGGCTGGAAGCTCCAGGTGACCGAAGACCTGCACGCGCGCCACGACGCCCAGCGCGCCAGCCACCGCAGCAAGAAGTACCTGTACTGGCACGTGACCAGCCTGCTCAAAGTGTGGCTGTCGGGGGCCTTTTGGCGCTACCGGCGGCTGCAGGACTAACCGCGCTCGAAAAGATCCTGCGCGACGGCGTGGCCGCCCCGCCCAAAACGCGCGTAGCGCCCTCGGGCGGCCTCGATGAGGATCGGCACCAGCCGCAGGAACCGCGCCGCCGGCAGCTGCGCCCTGAAGCGCTGGTGCGCCACCTTGGCGCGCTGCGATGCCACGTACCTCGCAGGCACCCGGTCACCGAGCTGCTGCAGTCGCTGCAGCAGCGCCTCTGCCCGGCGCAGGCGCCCCACGTGCTTGTCGCCGCGCTCGGCAAAGGCCTTGGCCATCTTGTCGGACAGCGTGAGACGCCGCGCACCGATCTGGTTGCTGGCGTGCTGCCGGTAGTCGATGGTGGGCTCCGGCAGGGCGTCCACGCGCCCGACGGCGGCGGCAACGGCCCCCAGCCACTCGTCGTGCACCCATTCCGGCGCGAATGGCAGGGCCGCGTCGAGCAGGGTCCTGCGGAACATGGTGGTCGCACCGGTCACCAGGTTGCGCCGCAAGAACACGTCGAAGGCCTCGCCCTGCGCAATGGCCGCCAACTCTCCGGGCTGCACCTCCAGGGCATGAAAGAGGGTCGAACCCAGCGAGGCCAACTGGTCGTCGACCAGGCGGGCGTCGGTGTGCAACAGCAGCAGGTCGGGGCGCGCTTCGAACTGCGCCACCATGCGCGCGAGCCGGCCGGGATGCCAGACATCGTCCTGGTCGCACAGCACGATGAGGTCATGCTGGCAGGCGCCCACGGCCTGTTCGAAATTGCGCGTGACGCCCAGAGCCGGCTTGTTGCTGAACACCCGCAGCGCCACGCGGTCCGCCACCCCGCATGCGGCGAGGGTGTCGCGCACGACCGCCAGCGTGTCGTCGCTGGAGTTGTCGTCGGACAGCACGATCTCCAGCGGCAACGGCACCTGCGTGCAGATGCTGCGGACCTGGTCGGGAAGATAGCGGGCGCCGTTGTAGGTACACAGCGCGACGGAAACACCGGGCGCCATCGCGTCAGGCCGGTGCCACGCGCGGCGGCCAGGCGTAGCTGAAATCTTCGCGTTCCAGCATGAGGTTGGGGCTGTAGGCGGGGTCGTTCTGCAGCCATGCGCCCCATCGGCGCTTCATGTAGGTCACATCGTCCTGGAACGGCCCGCTTGCCGGCTCGGTGCTCTTTCTGGCGCGCGCCGCAGGCTGGTGGTCGAGCAGCTCCGCGTAGGGGGTCCAGAGCGTGCGCAATCCGGCTTCGCCCAGTCTCAGGCAGAGGTCCACATCCGCAAACACCTCCTTCAGATGGGTCCCGTCGAGGCCCCCGACCTGAAGATAGCGGTCTTTGCGGATCACAAGACAGGCCGATGTCACGGCCGACAGCGATTGGATCAGCGCGGCACGGCCGCCATAGCCTTCGCGCCCTGCGGGCATGCCGCGGTGCGAGCAGCCGGCCACGCCATCGGGTCCGAGGCCCAGGATGATGCCGGCGTGCGTCAGGATCCGGCGCCGGTCCATCAGCCTTGCGCCCACCGCGCCGACACCGGGTTGCAGCGCCAGGCTCACCATTTCAGACAGCCATTCTGGCGTGAGGACCTCGAGGCTGTCGTCGAGCAATGCGATCACGTCGCCCGTCGCAGCCTCGACCGCCGCGTTGCGCAGCGCGGCGGCGCCCTGCTTCTGCGGATGACGCAGCACGCGCACGTTCGGGCGCCCGGCCACAGATTCCAGGCAGGCCAGCGCCGCGGCATCGTCCGAGGCGTTGTCGGCCACGATGATTTCGTAGTGCGGGTAGACGGTCTTTGCGACGATCGCGTCCACGCACCGGCGCAGCGACACCGCGGCATTGCGCGTCGAAATGACCAGCGACACCAACGGCGGCGTGTCGGGCAACGCGTAGTGCACCCGGTAGCCGAACCCGATGTGTTCTGCGGTCGCGCGCGTCTGCGTCCGTTCGAAATGCTCGTTGAGCGCGCGCTCGCCGGCCACCACGGCATAGGGCTTGGCGTCCATCGACTTCGCGGTGCTTTCGGCATGCACGCGCCAGTGGTAGAGCACCCGCGGGATGTGGCGCACCTGCCTTGGCTCGACACGCTCCATGCAGCGAAGCACGAGGTCCCAGTCCTGCGAACCTTCCAGGCCCAACCGGAAGCCGCCAACGGCACGCACCAGGTCGGCCGACAGCACGCCGAGGTGGCTGAACATGTTCTGCGAGCGGAAGAGAT
This window harbors:
- a CDS encoding glycosyltransferase, producing MADRPLISVLMPSYNPNPVWLREAIESVRGQIYPNWELCIADDASPSAEVRSILQSYADSDPRIKVVLRPKNGHISAASNSALELVAGAWIALMDHDDLLPADALFWVADCIASHPDVRLIYSDEDKVDEALSRSGPYFKCDWNADLFRSQNMFSHLGVLSADLVRAVGGFRLGLEGSQDWDLVLRCMERVEPRQVRHIPRVLYHWRVHAESTAKSMDAKPYAVVAGERALNEHFERTQTRATAEHIGFGYRVHYALPDTPPLVSLVISTRNAAVSLRRCVDAIVAKTVYPHYEIIVADNASDDAAALACLESVAGRPNVRVLRHPQKQGAAALRNAAVEAATGDVIALLDDSLEVLTPEWLSEMVSLALQPGVGAVGARLMDRRRILTHAGIILGLGPDGVAGCSHRGMPAGREGYGGRAALIQSLSAVTSACLVIRKDRYLQVGGLDGTHLKEVFADVDLCLRLGEAGLRTLWTPYAELLDHQPAARARKSTEPASGPFQDDVTYMKRRWGAWLQNDPAYSPNLMLEREDFSYAWPPRVAPA
- the slmA gene encoding nucleoid occlusion factor SlmA; the encoded protein is MQNEETAAPGVETPAETPAAVPTRKRPKPGERRVQILQALAAMLEQPGAERVTTAALAARLEVSEAALYRHFASKAQMFEGLIDFIEQSVFTLVNQILEREGATGGQQAARILTLLVQFAERNPGMTRVMVGDALVYENERLQQRMNQFFDKIEATLRQVLRGAAAADGSATPSVDAQVRAAALTAFVVGQLQRFARSGFRRAPSEHLDATIALIV
- a CDS encoding DMT family transporter, with the protein product MSDAAAARPALLLHVVALTAIAMVAFAANSLLCRLALQHGGIDPASFGSIRLASGAITLALVVRFRAQPSALGRTSWLPAVMLFAYVAFFSFAYLSLSAGTGALILFGAVQLTMLGAGLGGGERFGVLAWFGFVLAAAGLVYLVSPGVAAPPLLGAVLMAVAGVAWGVYSLRGRGVADPLAATARNFLRAVPMAFALSLVFATRAHADARAIALAVASGALTSGLGYVVWYAALGRLSALRAATVQLSVPLLAAFGGVLFLSEAITPRLALASVAILGGIALVLSQKSRNAARRA
- a CDS encoding glycosyltransferase family 2 protein, giving the protein MPTPPSSPQAPVTLSIVSHGQLALVLPLLEQLDRHSRGSIAKVVLTLNIPEADLSAGRHWGFAIERIENPTPLGFGANHNQAFARCDTPWFLVLNPDIRFDADVLAPMLAQAAPDAGLMTPRILESGRPVPEPHRALLTPFEILGRKKPGYQPPAVPAWIPGLFMLFRSEAYHQIGGFDERFFMYGEDFDICARTRLAGWKLQVTEDLHARHDAQRASHRSKKYLYWHVTSLLKVWLSGAFWRYRRLQD
- a CDS encoding glycosyltransferase family 2 protein, whose product is MAPGVSVALCTYNGARYLPDQVRSICTQVPLPLEIVLSDDNSSDDTLAVVRDTLAACGVADRVALRVFSNKPALGVTRNFEQAVGACQHDLIVLCDQDDVWHPGRLARMVAQFEARPDLLLLHTDARLVDDQLASLGSTLFHALEVQPGELAAIAQGEAFDVFLRRNLVTGATTMFRRTLLDAALPFAPEWVHDEWLGAVAAAVGRVDALPEPTIDYRQHASNQIGARRLTLSDKMAKAFAERGDKHVGRLRRAEALLQRLQQLGDRVPARYVASQRAKVAHQRFRAQLPAARFLRLVPILIEAARGRYARFGRGGHAVAQDLFERG
- a CDS encoding glycosyltransferase family 4 protein; its protein translation is MIALIILSFFVSAIAVQLFMRRARRHARRYGADMPQRFHKGHVPRLGGAGIMLGMSAAWLGAGLIEPLNIAWPLKSSVLTLVCILPAVLGGIVEDVTQQVKVRYRLGLTIGSALLVCWVQGLGVARTGFETLDGWLAMLPYASLVFAALAIGGLPHAFNIIDGYNGLAGTVAVLVCLAISHVALQLGDRQLAAMVICLVGATFGFLVWNYPRGKIFAGDGGAYVWGMVIAVACVTLVQRHRVVSPWFPMLLLIYPVWETLFSIYRKLARGQSPGTADALHFHQLIFRRIVRVAFADDEARQLLARNNRTSPYLWMFAALSVVPAVLFWNNTFVLMLFCLLFVTTYVGAYLMIVRFKVPRWLRP
- the argB gene encoding acetylglutamate kinase, coding for MTDPVLNIPPRDKAEILAQALPYIRKFHGKTIVIKYGGNAMTDPALQADFAEDVVLLKLVGMNPVVVHGGGPQIEAALNKLGKKGSFVQGMRVTDAETMEVVEWVLAGEVQQDIVGLINQAGGKAVGLTGRDGGLIRAQKLKLADRTDPNVHHDVGQVGDIVSIDPSVVKALQDDAFIPVVSPIGFGEENESYNINADVVAGKLATVLKAEKLMLLTNTPGVLDKNGNLLTNLSAREIDDLFADGTISGGMLPKIEGALDAAKSGVNAVHIIDGRVPHAMLLEILTDQAYGTMIRAR